The Bradyrhizobium barranii subsp. barranii genome segment ACCTGCCGCGCGACCAGAAGTATCGCATCGGTCCGAGCGCCGTGGCGATGAGCGCCTCGATGATGAAGGGCGCGCAGCTGCGCAGCATGATCCGGCAGCGGCTGCAGGAAGTCGCCGAGCAATTGCCAGGCACTGTCGGCTTCGTCGTTCCCGATCGATTCCATCTGGTCTATCTCCAGTTCGCGCGCTCGGCGACTGCGCTCGGCCTGCATGAGGGCACCGGCAGCCGCATCTCGATGGCCTCGACGGCCGCGGGCGCGGCCTACACCGCGGCGCTGGCGCCTGAAGTCGGCGATGCCTTCATTACAGACATGGAACGGGAAGCGCCCGAAGCTGCAAAGATCCTGCGGCCCCGCATCGAGGCCAACAGGCAGTCGTTGCTCGAGCGCGGTTATGTCACGGCCTGCGGCCTGTGGAGCCCGCACATCAACGGCCTCGCGGTGCCGATCTGGTCGCCGCAATACCAGACCTTCGTCGTCATCACGATCGGGCTGCTGTCGTCGATGTATGACGAGCAGCGTCTGCATGCTGAAGTCGCGCCGTTGATGGTCGCGCTCGGCCGCTCGCTCGGAAGCCTGATGGAGGGCGCGGAAGGCGACGTCTTCAACAACCGTATCTCGCGTAAACCGGTCGCAATGGCCGTGCACAACAATAACAAGCCGATCAATTCGGAGGGAGTGAATGAACTGGAAGCCGGAACTCGACGAGCTCGCCCGGCGCGAAGCCTTCGCGCGGGAGATGGGCGGCGTTGACAAGGTCAAGCGTCAGCATGACCAGGG includes the following:
- a CDS encoding IclR family transcriptional regulator, giving the protein MGRRSERLSRQGALAGDAGEGDVIQVVSRAFDVLRCFEGHEARLGNLEISNRCGLPRSTVSRLTHTLTRMGQLVYLPRDQKYRIGPSAVAMSASMMKGAQLRSMIRQRLQEVAEQLPGTVGFVVPDRFHLVYLQFARSATALGLHEGTGSRISMASTAAGAAYTAALAPEVGDAFITDMEREAPEAAKILRPRIEANRQSLLERGYVTACGLWSPHINGLAVPIWSPQYQTFVVITIGLLSSMYDEQRLHAEVAPLMVALGRSLGSLMEGAEGDVFNNRISRKPVAMAVHNNNKPINSEGVNELEAGTRRARPARSLRAGDGRR